In the Qipengyuania gelatinilytica genome, CGGATATCCCACCCGTTGAGGTCGATATCGTCGACGATAGGCTGTTCGATCACGTCGCGCGGTTGCTTGAGTGACAGATAGTCATCGCGTTGACGCACATATACGAAGCGGACATCGAAATCGCTGTCAGGAGAAGGAAAGCCCCAAGCCCGCGATCCGGATTCGATCGCGAGTAGATAGTGGATGCCCTCCTTCGTCTCGATATCCGCTAGCCGCGTTTCGATTTCGTCCCGCACGGCCTGCGGGATGGCCTGATCGGCGCTCATCGCCGCTTCATCCATGCGTGGCGACGAATTCCTCCACCACCGGTGCAATCTTTTCGCGCCACTTGCTGCCGTTGAAGATGCCGTAATGGCCCGCGCCCTCGGCCATGTAATACCGCTTCTTCGACGCATCGAGATTGGGCGTCAGCTCCAGCGCGGCGCGGGTCTGGCCGAGGCCCGAGATATCGTCGCGCTCGCCCTCGATTGCGAGGAGCGCGGTCCCGGTGATGTCGCCCAGGTCGATGCGCTTGCCGCGGTGCTTGAAGGTGCCATTGGGGATCGAATGGTCCTGGAACACCTCCTGCACCGTCTGCAGGTAGAATTCGGCGGTCATGTCGCAGACGCTGCGGTATTCGTCGTAGAAATCCTTGGTCGCCTGCGCGCTAGCCTCGTCGCCAACGGTGAGGTGTTTGAACATCTCGTAATGGCTCATCATGTGATTGCCGAGGTTCATGCTCATGAAGCCGGCGAGCTGCATGAAGCCCGGATAGACCCGGCGTCCTGAGCCGCGATACTGCATCGGCACGGTGGCGATGACATTGTGACGGAACCACTCGATGGGGCGCTCCATCGCAAGGTCGTTGACGCTGGTGGGCGAGCAGCGCGTGTCGATCGGGCCGCCCATCATGGTGAGCGTCTTCGGAGCGCACTCGTGCCCGTCACGGTTCATGATCGCAGTCGCGGCGAAGACGGGGACCGAGGGCTGGCACACCGCCATGGCGTGCGCGCCCGGGCCGATATGCTCGAGGAACTCGATCACGTAATCCATGTAGTCGTCGAGGTCGAACTGGCCTTCGTGCAGCGGCACGGTGCGCGCATCGGCCCAGTCGGTGACATAGACGGTGTAGTTTTCAAGCATCCGCTCGACCGTGCCGCGCAGCAGCGTGGCGTAGTGGCCGCTCATCGGCGCGACGATCAGGAGGCGCGGCGCGTCTTCGGGCAGGTCTTCGCGGTGGAAGCGCTTCAGATCGCCGAAGGGCTTGTTGAGGACCGTGGACTCCACCACCGGATAGGCCTGCTTGCCGACCGTCACGGTCTCGATGCCCCAGGCAGGCTTGCCATAGGTGGCGGTGGCGTGCGCGAAGACCTCGAGCGCGCTGGAGGCCATCGGCCCCATGCCCATGTAACCAAACGGCAAAGCCGGGTTGGAGAGCATCTCTGCCCCGATGGAAGCCCAAGTGCTGGCGCTCGACATCCAGCTCTTCTGCAGCTCGTGCATGTGGTAAAGCATCGTAATCCCCTGCGACCCGCGCTTTTGTGTTGTGGCTTGCGGGTGACCTTGAAAAGAGCGCGAGTGTGCCGCGTGAAACCTCATTGTGCAATGCACAAACTGGGTAAAAGTGCCGGTAACTCGCCTCACCTGTGGATTTTGCGCCTCACCGTGACTAGGTGAGCGCTCATGGACGAGACGGGCGCCCAGACAGACAAGAAGCGCAGGCTGTTCGCGCGCCGCCGCAAGGGCGAGCCGCGTTCGCTCAAGCCGCTGCGCATGGTCTTCGATGAATTGCGCAATTATCCCGGCCATGTAGCGCTGGCCTTTACCGCACTGGTCATCACGGCCAGCGCGACGCTCGCCATTCCCGCGGGACTGCGCTTCGTGGTCGACCAGGGCATGGGCGGCGACGGTACCCAGCTGACTTTCTGGTTCCGCGTTTTGCTCGGCATTGTGACGGTTCTCGCGCTGGGTACTGCCATGCGCTTCTATTTCGTGAGCTGGCTGGGCGAACGCGTGGTCGCCGATGTGCGCAAGCGCGTGCAGGCGAACCTACTGCGCCTCGCGCCCGGTTTCTACGAGGTCAACAGCCCCAAGGAAATCTCCAGCCGCATGACCAGCGATACCGCGCTGATCGAAAACATGGTCGGGACCACCGTCTCGGTCGCACTGCGGAATATTCTCGTGGCGCTGGGCGGTACGGCCTATCTCTTCTACCTCGTGCCCGGGCTGACCGTCGGCATGTTGCTGATCATCCCGCTGATCGTGGTCCCGCTGACCGTTTTCGGGCGCCGCCTGCGCAAGGTCAGCCGCACCAGCCAGGACCGTGTTGCCGATATCGGCGCCAACGTCACCGAAGTGCTTTCCGCGATGAAGATCGTGCAGGGCTTCAACCAGGAACGCCGCGAGCAGGCGCGCTTCGGCGATACGGTGGAGCGTACTTTCACTGTCGCCAAGCGCCGGATCGTCATCCGCGCCGCGCTCACCGCCTGTATCATTCTGTTCGTCTTCGGCGGGATTACCATGCTCGTCTGGAAGGGCGCAGAAGCGGCCAATGACGGGACGATCAGCTACGGCACGATCGTGTCCTTCGTCTTCGCCGCC is a window encoding:
- a CDS encoding polyhydroxyalkanoate depolymerase, whose product is MLYHMHELQKSWMSSASTWASIGAEMLSNPALPFGYMGMGPMASSALEVFAHATATYGKPAWGIETVTVGKQAYPVVESTVLNKPFGDLKRFHREDLPEDAPRLLIVAPMSGHYATLLRGTVERMLENYTVYVTDWADARTVPLHEGQFDLDDYMDYVIEFLEHIGPGAHAMAVCQPSVPVFAATAIMNRDGHECAPKTLTMMGGPIDTRCSPTSVNDLAMERPIEWFRHNVIATVPMQYRGSGRRVYPGFMQLAGFMSMNLGNHMMSHYEMFKHLTVGDEASAQATKDFYDEYRSVCDMTAEFYLQTVQEVFQDHSIPNGTFKHRGKRIDLGDITGTALLAIEGERDDISGLGQTRAALELTPNLDASKKRYYMAEGAGHYGIFNGSKWREKIAPVVEEFVATHG
- a CDS encoding ABC transporter transmembrane domain-containing protein — encoded protein: MDETGAQTDKKRRLFARRRKGEPRSLKPLRMVFDELRNYPGHVALAFTALVITASATLAIPAGLRFVVDQGMGGDGTQLTFWFRVLLGIVTVLALGTAMRFYFVSWLGERVVADVRKRVQANLLRLAPGFYEVNSPKEISSRMTSDTALIENMVGTTVSVALRNILVALGGTAYLFYLVPGLTVGMLLIIPLIVVPLTVFGRRLRKVSRTSQDRVADIGANVTEVLSAMKIVQGFNQERREQARFGDTVERTFTVAKRRIVIRAALTACIILFVFGGITMLVWKGAEAANDGTISYGTIVSFVFAAALVAGAFGALTEVYGDLLRAAGAASRLSELLEEKPEIAAPDKPMALPTPPRGSLSFRNVNFRYPTRPETPALEDFSLEVEPGETVAIVGPSGAGKSTIFQLVERFYDPQSGTVRLDGIALTKADPAEIRSRIAFVPQEGVLFSASARDNLRYGNWDASEEQVWAAARAANVAGFLENLPQGLDTHLGENGTQLSGGQRQRIAIARAVLRDAPILLLDEATSALDAESERLVQDALEHLMEDRTTLVIAHRLATVRAADRIVVMEDGRIVEQGTHAQLAGNGGLYARLAELQFGIETA